One Phaseolus vulgaris cultivar G19833 chromosome 2, P. vulgaris v2.0, whole genome shotgun sequence DNA window includes the following coding sequences:
- the LOC137811330 gene encoding protein CURVATURE THYLAKOID 1D, chloroplastic, translating to MGFCTVQSIPLSKLPNASPFLPKPSLLSHRLTPLPPTAALLSRSILLRNLSPRATPSEERSSGASDFFSEKRDGLITVEDVKADDKNEFDKTVNEDRKEELPDEGLGLSFDLLDKFNFDRNDTGSIFLYGGGVLATLWLTSAVVGAIDSIPLFPKLLEVVGLAYTVWFTSRYLLFKQNRDELATKIEELKEQIFGSEYN from the exons ATGGGGTTTTGTACAGTTCAGTCTATCCCTCTCTCTAAACTTCCTAACGCCTCCCCTTTTCTTCCTAAACCCTCTCTTCTTTCTCACAGACTAACCCCTCTCCCTCCCACCGCCGCACTATTATCTC GATCGATTTTGTTGAGAAATTTGTCGCCGAGGGCTACGCCTTCTGAAGAAAGATCCAGTGGGGCTAGTGACTTTTTCAGTGAGAAACGCGATGGTTTGATAACCGTGGAGGATGTTAAAGCCGATGATAAAAATGAGTTTGATAAAACGGTGAACGAAGACAGAAAGGAAGAGTTACCTGACGAAGGACTGGGTTTGTCTTTTGATTTGCTGGATAAGTTCAAT TTTGACAGAAATGACACTGGTTCCATTTTCCTGTATGGAGGTGGTGTCTTGGCGACTCTGTGGCTAACATCCGCCGTTGTTGGTGCAATTGATTCTATCCCATTG TTTCCCAAGTTGCTGGAAGTTGTCGGGCTCGCATATACCGTATGGTTCACTTCCCGTTATCTGCTTTTCAAG CAAAATAGAGATGAACTGGCTACTAAAATAGAGGAGCTCAAGGAGCAAATTTTTGGTTCAGAATATAATTGA